A window of Chloroflexota bacterium contains these coding sequences:
- a CDS encoding chromate resistance protein, with protein MRWATRRGCQVDRAACAWLIRRFVDPAADFLFVDDPDEVPTDATPFDMRGAALSHHEGGCSFETFLRHYSLTDPALVEIGHAIHDADLGDERYDAPEAAGLDVLIRGLSMTLDDERLLEVSGPLFDGLYAFKQRAQVLGREPA; from the coding sequence GTGAGGTGGGCGACGCGGCGCGGTTGCCAGGTGGATCGGGCCGCGTGCGCCTGGCTCATCCGGCGATTCGTCGATCCGGCGGCCGACTTCCTCTTCGTGGACGACCCCGACGAGGTGCCGACCGACGCCACTCCCTTCGACATGCGCGGAGCGGCGCTGTCCCACCACGAGGGCGGTTGCAGCTTCGAGACGTTCCTCCGCCACTACTCCCTCACCGATCCGGCACTCGTCGAGATCGGCCACGCGATCCACGACGCGGATCTCGGCGACGAGCGCTATGACGCACCGGAGGCCGCCGGGCTCGACGTGCTCATCCGGGGCCTCTCGATGACCCTCGACGACGAGCGGTTGCTCGAGGTCAGTGGTCCGTTGTTCGACGGGTTGTACGCGTTCAAGCAACGCGCCCAGGTGCTCGGCCGCGAACCGGCCTGA
- a CDS encoding chromate resistance protein — MDRRTRWVLLAYRLPREPSTPRITLWRHLRRLGVAQVADGVVALPLDARTREQLEWLAEEIVENHGEATIWLAEPGSTAHERSLARQMVEAVRAEYDAVIAEAIAPVGTAATRRRTLARLRRELRRIASRDYFPTDRANRARAAVEALGAAIEVAS, encoded by the coding sequence GTGGATCGCCGAACGCGCTGGGTCCTCCTGGCCTACCGGCTGCCGCGCGAGCCCTCGACGCCCCGGATCACCCTGTGGCGCCATCTCCGCCGTCTCGGGGTGGCCCAGGTCGCGGACGGCGTGGTCGCGCTACCGCTCGACGCCCGCACCCGCGAGCAGCTCGAATGGCTCGCCGAGGAGATCGTCGAGAATCATGGCGAAGCGACCATCTGGCTCGCCGAGCCCGGCTCGACGGCGCACGAGCGCTCGCTCGCCCGGCAGATGGTCGAGGCGGTGCGAGCGGAGTACGACGCCGTCATCGCCGAGGCGATCGCCCCGGTCGGGACGGCCGCGACCCGGCGCCGGACCCTCGCCCGACTCCGCCGGGAGCTCCGCCGGATCGCCTCTCGCGACTACTTCCCGACGGACCGGGCGAACCGGGCCCGGGCAGCGGTCGAGGCGCTCGGGGCCGCGATCGAGGTGGCCTCGTGA